A DNA window from Ignavibacteriales bacterium contains the following coding sequences:
- a CDS encoding TIGR00730 family Rossman fold protein, which translates to MIDAQLDLVLKTQKDVWRVFRVMSEFVEGFSTLGKLGPCVSIFGSARVEQGNHYYRLAKSVAKEFVHAGYGIISGGGPGIMEAANRGAREAAGVSVGINIDLPFEQKANPYIDPDKLITFRHFYVRKVMFVKYAQGFIVMPGGFGTFDEFFESITLIQTKKINPFPIVLMGTDYWKGLIDWMKDRVMSEGMISKSDFDLFSITDDPKHAVATVKRFYKKEEHGPNF; encoded by the coding sequence ATGATCGATGCTCAACTTGATCTTGTTTTAAAAACTCAGAAAGATGTATGGCGTGTATTCAGAGTGATGTCGGAGTTTGTTGAGGGCTTTTCAACGCTCGGAAAGTTAGGTCCATGCGTTTCAATATTCGGATCTGCAAGGGTTGAGCAGGGGAATCATTATTACCGTCTTGCCAAATCAGTTGCAAAGGAATTTGTTCACGCGGGTTACGGAATAATTTCGGGAGGTGGTCCCGGTATCATGGAAGCGGCAAACCGCGGCGCGCGTGAAGCAGCCGGAGTTTCAGTCGGGATAAACATCGATCTTCCTTTCGAGCAAAAAGCTAATCCTTATATCGATCCGGATAAACTTATAACGTTCAGGCATTTTTATGTTCGTAAAGTTATGTTCGTGAAGTACGCGCAGGGATTTATTGTAATGCCGGGCGGCTTCGGCACGTTCGATGAATTTTTTGAATCTATAACTCTTATCCAGACAAAAAAAATAAATCCATTCCCGATAGTGTTAATGGGCACTGATTATTGGAAGGGACTGATTGATTGGATGAAAGATCGGGTGATGAGTGAAGGGATGATTTCAAAATCCGATTTCGATCTTTTTTCAATCACCGACGATCCAAAACATGCTGTCGCAACCGTAAAACGTTTTTACAAAAAAGAAGAACATGGTCCCAATTTCTAA
- a CDS encoding DUF1343 domain-containing protein: MKKFNLRCFYYHLSRNLLLAFFFLFLLSTSSFSQRVRIGAEILLEKHLDSLKDKRIGIICNQTSVLPNGAHLVDTLLALGVNVKSLFAPEHGIRGDKPAGEKFLTDKDKHTGLIIHSLYGGSKKPDEKMLSEIDLLIFDMQDVGARFYTYASTMGYCMIAAAENNKKFIVLDRPNPINGTDIEGPPLDLTLISFLGMTPIPVRHGLTIGEIAKMMIGEGYLNPSSVDLTVIPMEGWKRTMWFDETGLPWISPSPNMKTLQTATVYPGSCLFEATNISEGRGTSKPFEYIGAPKLNNNKVVKKLNSLKLPGVKFSTVEFTPQGDSVTGSNPKFNKKICRGVYIQIIDRKIFKPVLTGLMMIDAIRKLYPKSFNLKKGLFDRLMGDEMVSDLLVKGKIDRNIFKIFDEQIGQYLEIRSKYLIY; encoded by the coding sequence ATGAAGAAATTTAACTTGCGATGCTTCTATTATCACCTGAGTCGAAATCTCCTGCTGGCGTTTTTCTTTTTATTCTTGCTGTCAACATCTTCATTCAGTCAGCGTGTTCGCATCGGCGCTGAAATTTTATTGGAGAAACATCTCGATTCGCTTAAAGACAAGCGCATCGGCATCATCTGTAACCAAACATCGGTATTGCCGAATGGGGCTCATCTCGTCGACACTCTTTTAGCTCTCGGTGTAAATGTAAAGTCGTTGTTTGCACCAGAGCATGGCATACGCGGGGATAAACCTGCAGGCGAAAAATTCTTAACTGATAAGGATAAGCATACGGGTTTAATTATTCATTCGCTTTATGGTGGATCAAAAAAACCGGATGAAAAAATGCTCAGTGAAATCGATTTATTGATTTTCGATATGCAGGATGTGGGTGCGAGGTTTTATACTTATGCAAGCACAATGGGATATTGCATGATCGCGGCGGCGGAAAATAATAAAAAATTTATTGTTCTTGATAGACCAAATCCAATAAACGGAACCGACATTGAAGGACCGCCGTTAGATCTAACGTTAATTTCATTTTTAGGTATGACTCCAATTCCCGTCCGCCACGGATTAACTATCGGTGAGATCGCTAAGATGATGATAGGTGAAGGTTATCTGAATCCGTCATCGGTTGATCTAACGGTTATTCCGATGGAAGGATGGAAGCGCACAATGTGGTTCGATGAAACAGGATTGCCATGGATATCACCATCACCCAATATGAAAACTTTACAAACGGCAACAGTCTATCCCGGGAGTTGTTTATTTGAAGCAACTAATATATCCGAAGGTCGGGGTACATCGAAACCGTTTGAATATATCGGCGCCCCGAAACTAAATAACAATAAAGTTGTGAAGAAACTTAATTCGCTGAAATTACCGGGAGTAAAATTTTCGACAGTTGAATTCACACCACAAGGAGATTCCGTGACCGGATCGAATCCGAAATTTAATAAAAAAATATGTCGGGGAGTATATATCCAAATCATTGATCGGAAAATATTCAAACCTGTTCTAACGGGATTGATGATGATTGATGCAATTCGAAAGCTATATCCGAAATCATTCAACTTAAAGAAAGGTTTATTTGACCGTTTAATGGGTGATGAAATGGTTAGCGATCTTTTGGTGAAGGGGAAGATTGACCGAAATATATTTAAAATTTTTGATGAGCAGATCGGGCAATATCTCGAAATAAGGTCTAAATATCTTATTTATTAA
- a CDS encoding M23 family metallopeptidase: protein MASENARERKEKRRYTFVVVPDVKSEKTRTFSVTRFGFISVILSMIIIFVAGILAIIIYTPIGAQLPISQSAVAKKYNRQMSDVQKKLQSLLREMTILRGYNIRLRNVLGEKISTEDSVRLLNLPSDSVSLAERFRLDAEDTSYVAPMEQENAVTINQQTLGAELIPMRSEANIDVTSQLPLMMPVNGYIAREFDPLQLHYGIDFAGRAKMPVVATASGTVVFSNWTNEDGFVIMITHEGGYLSVYKHNYSLIKRIGERVRRGETIALLGNTGERSSGPHLHFELWINGVVQNPAKYLLSIN, encoded by the coding sequence ATGGCATCAGAAAATGCTCGAGAAAGAAAGGAAAAACGCAGGTACACGTTTGTAGTAGTGCCTGATGTTAAATCTGAGAAAACACGGACGTTTTCTGTAACCCGATTCGGTTTTATTTCAGTAATTCTCTCAATGATAATTATTTTCGTTGCGGGAATTTTGGCGATAATAATTTATACTCCGATTGGCGCTCAACTCCCAATATCTCAATCGGCGGTTGCAAAGAAGTATAATCGGCAAATGTCGGATGTGCAAAAAAAATTGCAATCGTTATTACGGGAGATGACGATTCTGCGCGGATATAATATCCGACTTAGAAATGTATTAGGAGAAAAGATTAGTACCGAAGATAGCGTACGATTATTGAATCTTCCATCCGATTCAGTTTCCCTTGCAGAAAGATTCCGGCTCGATGCGGAAGACACTTCGTATGTGGCTCCTATGGAACAGGAAAATGCTGTGACGATAAACCAGCAAACACTTGGCGCGGAGTTGATACCGATGAGGAGTGAAGCTAACATAGATGTTACATCGCAATTACCGTTGATGATGCCGGTGAACGGTTATATTGCGCGTGAGTTTGATCCGCTTCAATTACATTACGGAATTGATTTTGCAGGCAGAGCAAAAATGCCTGTTGTGGCGACGGCAAGTGGAACTGTAGTTTTCTCGAATTGGACTAACGAAGATGGTTTTGTAATAATGATTACGCATGAAGGCGGATACCTGAGTGTGTACAAGCATAACTATTCTTTGATAAAAAGAATCGGAGAAAGAGTACGGCGCGGCGAGACGATTGCACTGCTCGGGAATACCGGCGAGCGAAGCAGCGGACCGCATCTGCATTTTGAATTATGGATAAATGGTGTTGTACAAAACCCGGCGAAATATTTATTGAGTATCAACTAA
- a CDS encoding polymer-forming cytoskeletal protein: MALKPETGTELNLIAAGTMIEGKLRTPGSIRIDGKIVGEVNATQNIAIGSTGDVDGNITAKSITIGGKIKGIVVAQEKLVFESKAIIKGDIRAAKLVIDEGATFDGKCTMSEAKPMPNLVELKSESRRAE; the protein is encoded by the coding sequence ATGGCTCTAAAACCTGAAACTGGTACAGAATTAAACCTGATTGCTGCGGGAACGATGATCGAAGGTAAACTTCGTACTCCGGGCAGTATTCGGATCGACGGTAAAATCGTTGGTGAAGTTAACGCGACACAGAATATCGCTATCGGCAGTACGGGCGATGTTGACGGAAATATCACCGCTAAAAGTATCACTATCGGCGGAAAGATAAAAGGAATTGTAGTTGCGCAGGAAAAATTGGTCTTCGAATCGAAAGCGATCATTAAAGGTGATATCCGCGCCGCTAAGCTCGTCATTGATGAAGGTGCGACGTTCGACGGCAAATGCACGATGAGCGAGGCAAAGCCGATGCCGAACTTAGTTGAGTTGAAGTCAGAGTCGCGCCGGGCTGAATAA
- a CDS encoding zinc ribbon domain-containing protein has translation MPTYHYKCKSCKEEFEELQRISEDALVDCPFCGKPALARMMSGGAGLVFKGSGFYITDYKGKSPAGDKPKTESSSEKPAETKKETKPSVKSDSSSSGSSSTTEKK, from the coding sequence ATGCCAACATACCATTATAAATGTAAATCGTGTAAAGAAGAGTTCGAAGAACTGCAAAGAATATCAGAGGACGCGCTTGTTGATTGTCCTTTTTGCGGTAAACCCGCTCTTGCCCGTATGATGAGCGGCGGCGCCGGACTAGTTTTCAAAGGAAGCGGATTTTACATTACCGATTACAAAGGAAAATCACCCGCCGGGGATAAACCGAAAACAGAATCAAGTTCAGAAAAGCCGGCAGAAACCAAAAAGGAAACAAAACCTTCCGTAAAATCCGATTCGAGCAGTTCAGGATCATCAAGTACCACGGAGAAAAAGTAA
- a CDS encoding PorT family protein, producing the protein MVTRYYGLNIKTQILKLLFIIILGSNFTQAQFIKGYGFKVGAVSATQIWDYNLYLEPEIERRWGLDAGIFIELLDLPYISVLGELHYIQKGFTEKLLETTNAYPEGTGRYITLKPRVDYLSLPLLARIRYNMGTVSPYILIGPRFDFLIWNDPKYVGSIFDKFKKNDIGISAGAGIEISTSTIQAVLFEFKYCPTFSKSYSSDMLTIKNQSFELLFGIKL; encoded by the coding sequence ATAGTCACTCGCTACTATGGATTAAACATAAAAACTCAAATTTTAAAACTCCTCTTTATAATTATTCTCGGATCGAATTTCACACAAGCCCAATTCATCAAAGGATATGGATTCAAGGTCGGAGCTGTTTCGGCAACTCAAATTTGGGATTATAATTTATATCTTGAACCTGAAATTGAAAGACGTTGGGGTTTAGATGCTGGAATTTTCATTGAACTCCTCGATCTCCCGTACATAAGCGTGCTCGGAGAATTACACTACATTCAAAAAGGTTTTACTGAAAAATTGTTAGAGACGACTAATGCCTATCCTGAAGGTACAGGGAGATATATCACATTGAAACCCAGAGTCGATTACCTATCTCTGCCATTACTGGCTAGAATAAGATACAACATGGGAACAGTTTCGCCATACATCTTGATTGGGCCAAGATTTGACTTCTTGATCTGGAATGACCCGAAATATGTTGGTTCAATTTTCGACAAGTTTAAGAAAAACGATATAGGGATTTCAGCCGGAGCTGGGATCGAAATTTCTACAAGTACGATTCAGGCAGTTTTATTTGAATTCAAATACTGCCCGACATTTTCTAAATCGTACAGCAGTGATATGCTCACTATCAAGAACCAATCGTTTGAGCTCCTATTTGGAATAAAGTTATGA
- a CDS encoding sigma-54-dependent Fis family transcriptional regulator — MKTILAIDDEKSVRDSLKMILEYEKYSVIFAEDGLKGIEEFKQNLPDAVLLDIKMPGGMDGMETLKELRKINSDIPVIIISGHGTLETAVEAVKSGAFDYLPKPLDRDKLFIALRNAIEKRSLHIEIKKVRDKETILGSSAKMKEILEIIKRVGNTEARVLITGESGSGKELIAKALHRASKRNNMPLVEVNCAAIPAELIESELFGHEKGSFTGATNQRIGKFEQADGGTLFLDEIGDMSLAAQAKVLRALEEGKVERVGGNKTIAVDVRVIAATNKNLPEEIKKGSFREDLYHRLNVIPISVPPLRERREDIPTLVNAFIEETCSRNGIAPKKITPRAMESLKSYEWQGNVRELRNIVERIIIMSSGASIDLAELELLSFTPKETVDTIVQSSESFQDFKDRAEAMFIKHQLKLHNWNVSKTAEAMEMERSHLYTKIKKYGLERDSNSPPDEDEK, encoded by the coding sequence ATGAAAACTATTCTCGCTATCGATGATGAAAAAAGTGTACGAGATTCTTTGAAGATGATACTCGAATATGAAAAATATTCTGTCATATTCGCCGAGGACGGATTGAAAGGGATTGAAGAATTCAAACAAAATCTTCCCGATGCCGTTCTGCTCGATATCAAAATGCCGGGTGGAATGGATGGCATGGAAACTTTGAAAGAGTTGCGCAAAATAAATTCCGATATTCCGGTTATAATTATCTCGGGACATGGAACGCTAGAAACCGCTGTCGAAGCTGTCAAATCAGGTGCCTTCGATTATTTACCAAAACCGTTAGACAGAGACAAACTTTTTATCGCTCTCCGCAACGCGATAGAGAAAAGAAGTCTCCATATTGAAATAAAGAAAGTACGCGACAAAGAAACCATACTCGGCTCCAGCGCGAAGATGAAAGAGATTTTGGAAATTATAAAACGGGTTGGGAACACCGAAGCGCGGGTTTTGATTACGGGTGAAAGCGGAAGCGGGAAAGAATTAATCGCCAAGGCGCTTCATCGGGCCAGCAAACGGAACAATATGCCTCTTGTTGAGGTGAACTGTGCGGCGATTCCTGCCGAGTTGATCGAGTCGGAATTATTCGGTCATGAAAAGGGTTCGTTCACAGGCGCCACAAATCAGCGGATAGGAAAATTTGAGCAGGCAGACGGTGGTACGCTTTTCCTCGATGAGATCGGAGATATGAGTCTTGCGGCTCAGGCAAAAGTATTGCGTGCTCTGGAGGAAGGAAAGGTGGAACGCGTCGGCGGAAATAAAACCATTGCCGTGGATGTGCGTGTAATTGCAGCCACTAATAAAAACCTTCCTGAAGAAATTAAGAAGGGATCCTTCCGGGAAGATTTGTATCATCGGCTGAATGTTATACCGATATCGGTGCCGCCGCTTCGGGAACGACGCGAAGATATTCCAACTCTCGTAAATGCTTTTATTGAAGAAACATGTTCGCGGAACGGCATCGCTCCGAAAAAAATTACACCGAGAGCGATGGAGTCGCTGAAAAGTTACGAGTGGCAGGGGAATGTGAGAGAGTTACGCAATATTGTTGAGCGGATAATCATAATGTCATCCGGTGCTTCAATAGATTTGGCGGAACTTGAATTGCTCTCGTTCACTCCGAAAGAAACGGTCGATACGATTGTGCAATCGAGTGAATCGTTTCAGGATTTTAAGGATCGCGCCGAGGCAATGTTCATCAAACATCAATTGAAACTTCATAACTGGAACGTATCAAAAACTGCCGAAGCAATGGAGATGGAGCGGAGTCATCTTTACACAAAAATTAAGAAGTATGGATTAGAGCGCGACAGCAATTCGCCGCCGGATGAAGATGAAAAATAA
- a CDS encoding NUDIX hydrolase — translation MSLHEWKKKRQISETKNRWWSYRKDEVILPSGKEGEYHFVHTNGSSMVIPVLDDGKLIVVKQYRYLAERESIEFACGSVKDGSTYEKTAMLELAEETGYAAGELSFGGEFNPYNGVTDEMCKIYIARKLTPVTSVPDETEEFEKIIISPPEFEQKIETGEIWDGMTLAAWMIVRKNFLK, via the coding sequence ATGTCTCTACACGAGTGGAAAAAGAAACGTCAGATATCCGAGACGAAAAATCGATGGTGGAGTTATCGTAAGGATGAGGTAATACTTCCATCGGGTAAAGAAGGTGAGTATCATTTCGTCCACACAAACGGATCGAGTATGGTAATACCGGTACTCGATGATGGTAAGCTCATAGTTGTAAAACAGTATCGCTATCTTGCCGAAAGAGAAAGCATCGAATTTGCGTGCGGCAGCGTGAAAGATGGTTCAACGTACGAAAAGACAGCGATGTTAGAGCTTGCGGAAGAAACCGGTTATGCCGCGGGCGAGCTTTCATTTGGAGGAGAATTTAATCCTTACAACGGCGTAACAGATGAGATGTGCAAAATTTACATCGCGCGCAAATTAACTCCTGTAACATCAGTTCCTGATGAAACCGAAGAGTTTGAAAAGATTATTATCTCCCCTCCTGAATTTGAACAAAAAATAGAAACCGGTGAAATCTGGGACGGTATGACATTGGCGGCTTGGATGATTGTGAGAAAGAATTTTTTAAAATGA